The Anticarsia gemmatalis isolate Benzon Research Colony breed Stoneville strain chromosome 29, ilAntGemm2 primary, whole genome shotgun sequence genome window below encodes:
- the CstF50 gene encoding cleavage stimulation factor subunit 1 Cst50 encodes MKESTGEVDSKNVVKNRELLYRMIISQLLYDGFQSAAASLASAVHADPPCPPSDRLINLMMVGLQHEPDRKDRLAASSGAEHLLGTTGFDLEYEMDASSLAPEPATYETAYVTSHKMACRAGAFSACGQLVATGSVDASIKILDVERMLAKSAPEEVDPGREQQGHPVIRTLYDHTDEITALDFHPREQILVSASRDCCIKLFDITKASAKKAYKSITDAEQVLCVAFHPLGDHIIASTTHPVIRLYDVTTSQCFVCPIPTHHHKKQVNSIKFSPNGKYFASGSADGSVKLWDTVSNRCFNTFINAHDGSEVCSVAFTRNSKYLLTSGLDSSIKLWELASSRCLIHYTGAGTTGKQEHHAQAVFNHTEDYVLFPDEATTSLCTWHSRSASRCQLMSLGHNGAVRFIVHSGTAPAFLTCSDDYRARFWYRRNTH; translated from the exons atgaaGGAAAGTACCGGTGAAGTTGATTCTAAGAACGTTGTGAAGAATCGGGAGTTGTTATATCGCATGATTATAAG TCAACTGCTCTACGATGGTTTTCAATCGGCAGCTGCATCGTTGGCATCGGCTGTTCACGCCGATCCACCATGCCCTCCGAGCGACAG gtTAATCAACTTGATGATGGTTGGACTCCAACATGAGCCTGATCGTAAAGACCGTTTAGCTGCGTCCAGTGGAGCTGAACATCTACTCGGAACTACCGGTTTTG ACCTAGAATACGAGATGGACGCGTCGTCCCTGGCGCCGGAGCCGGCCACGTACGAGACCGCGTACGTGACGTCACACAAGATGGCGTGCCGCGCGGGAGCCTTCAGTGCTTGCGGACAACTTGTTGCTACTGGCTCTGTTGATGCTAGTATTAAG ATTTTAGATGTGGAGCGTATGCTGGCCAAGTCAGCTCCCGAGGAGGTGGACCCTGGCAGAGAACAGCAGGGACATCCAGTCATTAGGACTTT atATGACCATACCGATGAGATCACAGCTCTAGACTTCCATCCCCGAGAGCAGATCTTAGTGTCAGCATCCAGGGATTGCTGTATCAAGTTGTTTGATATCACTAAAGCGTCCGCTAAGAAGGCTTATAAGAGTATTACG GATGCCGAACAAGTCCTATGTGTGGCCTTCCATCCTCTGGGTGACCATATAATAGCGTCGACGACCCACCCGGTTATCCGGTTATATGACGTCACTACCAGCCAGTGTTTCGTGTGCCCCATACCTACACACCATCATAAGAAACAAGTCAACTCTATCAA GTTTTCACCTAACGGCAAGTACTTCGCGAGCGGCAGCGCGGACGGCTCAGTTAAACTATGGGATACAGTCTCCAATAGATGTTTTAATACGTTCATCAACGCTCACGACGGGTCCGAAGTATGCTCTGTCGCCTTCACCAGGAATAGCAAG tacctacttacttcCGGCCTGGACTCGTCCATAAAACTATGGGAGTTAGCTAGCAGTAGGTGTCTGATACACTACACGGGCGCCGGCACTACAG GTAAACAAGAACACCACGCGCAGGCAGTGTTTAACCACACAGAGGACTACGTTCTGTTCCCGGACGAGGCAACAACGTCGCTATGTACTTGGCACTCTCGCAGTGCGAGCCGTTGCCAGCTTATGTCTCTAGGCCATAATGGAGCTGTTAG GTTCATAGTACATTCGGGTACTGCACCAGCATTTTTAACGTGCAGTGATGATTATCGCGCTAGATTTTGGTATAGAAGAAACACACACTAG